Proteins encoded within one genomic window of Siniperca chuatsi isolate FFG_IHB_CAS linkage group LG4, ASM2008510v1, whole genome shotgun sequence:
- the LOC122874431 gene encoding sal-like protein 1, translating into MSRRKQPRPQHVQTNDLSLNGYTEDTSLSSESPPAADRYAHVCSRCCAEFSALSDLEQHQRDCSPNPPVLIVNEDEDLLSGCKTFPAASLPASPAGEPGETVNNFEMENSETPSQDRSNKSAGFMDCFSSRSGHRSVGSPGSTSSNQSISGTECKTDTVLCTSVFPESLSQPDCSADQEGYSWMKSNVIIENLESTKVAVAQFSQLTHSDSCHSKNAISSLLQQLLTLQIQQIHQLQLIDQICHQVLLFASHQAEIPETLVICTKDLSSSKSTDQLKALSAHLSQQLAAAAGLAKCLSTQSANISDFKHFTATEQPNQSQPDSKDVLSISESSQTFSKLMTTEVRKHVSKKQHMDCGSSNSQLNILSQTKMSSLMFSNNCFISKTSENSHVPQPSSSSEHTASNSIPNISAIVEDLDALAALAQQRKCKNLKLSAPTASSKESLFKRKCRFCGKVFGSDSALQIHLRSHTGERPYKCNICGNRFSTRGNLKVHFQRHNERYPHIQMNPYLVPERTGNIQTKAGIPFGMSLSPEKAAARWLDRSPSPTTMTSGSLEQSDSTNLSSLIKKEDGLMVVPIPLAQGDLDSAASMDFRLKANPTKASDTVETRQRRTTNLKSEDIKPSFNIVSKMMTTKSEESVDVIPHPFTHPNSTSFSGFLSLKHSDNPKLRLPSDTTDKIVSDPNECVICHRILSCQSALRMHYRTHTGERPYQCKLCGRAFTTKGNLKTHQAVHRATIPLRVQHFCPICQRKFTNAVVLQQHVRCIHNIHMKEGHLPDPDFTNPKYSVDCNEGFGDKTKLNHRKNFSNDNNGGFCDNQLSRFKSLSIRLSPCPFGKNLTDANKKTSYHRPHGELQLKWIKTERPEGSNEECRQTNIQLAAESGQWTSAFPMCDSSASKQSPSGQASMYFKTARLDEPLQTWLDSTTLTLRASATAPTDLKLFNHAEDSPSFNLREKGVLKNTYCDICGKNFACQSALDIHYRSHTKERPFICTTCNRGFSTKGNLKQHMLTHQMRDFPPHLFEPSNEAPNHNGSMLSIGSQAVNTEMTAFLNSSFRSGKDLSGHSESSSVSESPECAVAPPRRTPKHHHCKTCGKSFSSSSALQIHERTHTGERPFACAVCGRAFTTKGNLKVHMGTHMWNSAPSRRGRRLSVDRLSVGFGTPVKLPEPPQKNPAMVSNNGGSVYHWNQSPELFSAGLKMNDVCVIQSGGTSFPSGHVGLTEKTPVESIGVCLNKLRHTDQ; encoded by the exons ATGTCGCGGAGGAAACAACCCAGACCACAGCACGTCCAGACTAATGATTTATCTTTAAACGGATACACTG AAGATACATCTCTCAGTTCGGAGTCTCCTCCTGCAGCGGATCGCTATGCTCATGTCTGCAGTCGATGCTGTGCTGAGTTTAGCGCGCTATCAGACCTGGAACAACATCAAAGAGATTGTTCTCCAAATCCTCCAGTTCTGATTGTGAATGAGGATGAAGATCTGCTGTCCGGCTGCAAAACTTTCCCTGCAGCCTCATTACCAGCCAGCCCAGCAGGGGAGCCGGGTGAAACAGTTAATAACTTTGAGATGGAAAACAGTGAAACCCCATCACAGGACAGATCCAACAAAAGTGCAGGATTCATGGATTGTTTTAGCAGCAGAAGTGGCCATAGAAGTGTAGGAAGCCCAGGAAGCACCAGCAGTAACCAGAGCATCAGTGGCACTGAATGTAAGACTGACACTGTCCTTTGTACCTCAGTTTTCCCAGAATCCTTATCTCAACCTGACTGCTCAGCTGACCAAGAAGGATACTCATGGATGAAGAGCAACGTCATTATTGAAAACCTTGAGAGCACTAAAGTGGCCGTGGCTCAGTTTTCACAGCTGACACACTCAGACAGCTGCCACAGTAAGAACGCCAtctcgtctctgctgcagcagctcctcacCCTGCAAATACAACAAATCCACCAGCTGCAGCTAATTGATCAAATCTGTCACCAAGTTCTGTTGTTTGCTTCTCATCAAGCCGAGATACCAGAGACTCTGGTGATCTGCACCAAAGACCTGTCATCTTCAAAATCCACCGATCAGCTCAAGGCTCTCAGTGCTCATCTGTCTCAGCAActagctgcagctgctgggcTAGCCAAATGCTTATCAACTCAGTCTGCTAACATAAGTGACTTCAAGCATTTTACAGCCACAGAGCAGCCAAATCAAAGTCAACCTGACAGCAAAGATGTACTATCAATCTCAGAGTCCTCACAAACGTTTAGTAAGCTGATGACGACAGAAGTTCGCAAGCATGTttccaaaaaacaacacatggaCTGTGGTTCTTCTAACTCCCAACTTAATATCTTGTCCCAAACCAAGATGTCCTCTTTGATGTTTAGCAATAACTGCTTCATCAGTAAGACTTCTGAGAACTCCCACGTACCTCAACCTTCATCTAGCAGTGAGCACACAGCTTCAAATTCTATACCAAACATCAGTGCGATTGTGGAGGATCTAGATGCCCTGGCAGCCTTGGCCCAACAGAGGAAATGCAAGAATCTGAAGCTTTCTGCACCCACAGCATCTTCAAAAGAGTCTCTCTTCAAACGCAAATGCAGATTTTGCGGCAAGGTTTTTGGGAGCGACAGTGCCTTGCAAATTCATCTGCGATCACACACTGGAGAACGGCCATACAAGTGCAACATCTGTGGAAACAGGTTCTCCACCCGGGGAAACTTAAAGGTTCATTTTCAGAGGCACAATGAGAGATACCCACACATCCAAATGAACCCTTATCTTGTTCCAGAGCGCACAGGCAATATCCAAACCAAAGCTGGGATTCCTTTTGGTATGTCCTTGTCACCAGAGAAAGCAGCTGCAAGATGGCTTGATAGGTCACCATCCCCAACTACAATGACCTCTGGTTCCCTGGAACAGTCGGACTCAACCAACCTGTCCTCTCTCATCAAGAAAGAGGATGGCCTTATGGTTGTACCCATTCCCCTTGCTCAAGGTGATCTTGATTCAGCAGCAAGCATGGACTTCAGGTTAAAAGCAAACCCTACAAAGGCCTCTGACACAGTGGAGACCAGGCAACGAAGAACAACAAATCTTAAAAGTGAAGATATAAAACCATCTTTTAACATTGTCTCTAAAATGATGACCACAAAGTCAGAGGAATCCGTTGATGTCATACCCCATCCATTCACACATCCCAATTCTACCTCATTTTCAGGATTCCTTTCATTAAAACACTCTGACAACCCCAAACTCCGGCTGCCATCAGACACCACTGACAAAATAGTGTCAGACCCAAATGAGTGTGTCATCTGCCACCGCATACTCAGTTGTCAGAGTGCCCTGAGGATGCACTATCGGACGCATACAGGGGAGCGTCCGTACCAGTGTAAACTGTGTGGCCGAGCTTTCACAACGAAAGGAAACCTGAAGACACACCAAGCTGTTCACCGTGCCACAATCCCATTGAGGGTCCAGCACTTTTGCCCCATCTGCCAAAGGAAGTTCACGAATGCTGTAGTCTTGCAGCAACATGTAAGATGCATACACAACATACACATGAAGGAAGGTCACTTACCCGATCCAGACTTTACAAATCCGAAATACTCGGTGGATTGTAATGAAGGATTTGGGGACAAAACAAAATTGAATCACAGGAAGAACTTTTCGAATGACAATAATGGGGGCTTTTGTGACAACCAATTGTCTAGATTCAAATCCTTATCCATCCGTTTGTCCCCATGTCCGTTTGGTAAAAATCTAACTGATGCTAACAAAAAGACAAGTTACCACAGGCCACATGGGGAGCTGCAGCTCAAATGGATCAAAACAGAGAGGCCAGAAGGATCAAATGAGGAATGTCGTCAAACAAACATCCAACTGGCTGCTGAAAGTGGTCAGTGGACTAGCGCATTCCCCATGTGTGACAGTTCAGCTTCCAAGCAGTCTCCTAGTGGCCAAGCTTCAATGTATTTTAAAACTGCAAGGCTAGACGAACCATTACAGACATGGCTCGACTCAACCACTTTAACACTCCGTGCATCTGCTACAGCGCCCACTGACCTAAAATTATTTAACCACGCAGAAGATTCTCCAAGCTTTAACCTCAGAGAAAAGGGGGTCCTGAAGAACACTTACTGTGATATATGTGGGAAGAACTTTGCCTGTCAAAGTGCCTTGGATATCCACTACAGAAGCCATACCAAGGAGAGACCATTTATCTGCACAACATGCAACAGGGGCTTTTCCACTAAGGGAAATCTCAAGcaacacatgctcacacatcaAATGAGGGACTTCCCGCCACATCTCTTTGAACCCTCCAACGAAGCACCCAACCATAATGGCTCCATGTTATCCATTGGCTCACAGGCTGTAAACACAGAGATGACTGCTTTCCTGAACTCCTCTTTTAGGAGTGGCAAGGATCTTTCTGGTCATTCAGAGAGCTCCTCAGTTTCTGAGTCCCCTGAATGTGCTGTGGCACCACCTCGCCGGACACCCAAACACCATCACTGCAAGACTTGTGGGAAgagcttctcctcctccagtgcTCTGCAGATCCATGAGAGGACTCACACCGGGGAAAGGCCATTTGCCTGCGCTGTCTGTGGACGAGCTTTTACTACCAAAGGAAATCTAAAG GTTCATATGGGAACTCACATGTGGAACAGTGCCCCCAGTAGGAGAGGCCGCAGACTGTCTGTGGACAGATTATCGGTGGGATTCGGGACTCCTGTTAAACTCCCTGAACCGCCACAGAAGAATCCAGCGATGGTTTCCAACAACGGAGGGTCTGTTTACCACTGGAACCAAAGTCCAGAGCTTTTCTCAGCAGGTTTGAAGATGAATGATGTTTGTGTGATTCAGAGTGGAGGTACGTCCTTCCCCTCAGGACACGTAGGACTGACGGAGAAGACACCTGTAGAAAGCATCGGTGTTTGTCTGAATAAACTTCGCCATACAGACCAGTGA